A part of Citrifermentans bremense genomic DNA contains:
- a CDS encoding DNA-binding protein yields the protein MKASTYRILLATLSAALVAAPVFAAPWQQWRGSGGWGMGSAYQRMYDPAKVETVAGEVVVVDEVSMGKGPKKGIHLKLKTDQGTIPVHLGPSWYLERQDTRIATGDRVEVKGARADFGGKPAIIAAEVRKGDEVLILRDAAGVPAWAGWRRK from the coding sequence ATGAAAGCAAGCACTTACCGCATCCTATTGGCAACGCTCTCCGCGGCGCTCGTCGCAGCGCCGGTCTTCGCAGCGCCGTGGCAGCAGTGGCGCGGCAGCGGCGGCTGGGGCATGGGGAGTGCCTACCAGCGGATGTACGACCCGGCGAAGGTGGAAACGGTCGCAGGCGAGGTGGTCGTCGTCGACGAGGTGAGCATGGGGAAGGGTCCCAAAAAGGGGATCCATCTCAAGCTCAAGACGGACCAGGGGACCATCCCGGTGCATCTCGGCCCCTCGTGGTACCTTGAGCGCCAGGACACCAGGATCGCTACGGGTGACCGGGTCGAGGTGAAGGGGGCCAGGGCGGATTTCGGGGGCAAACCCGCCATCATCGCAGCCGAGGTCAGGAAGGGGGACGAGGTGCTGATACTTCGCGACGCGGCCGGCGTCCCGGCCTGGGCGGGGTGGCGGCGAAAATAA
- a CDS encoding PleD family two-component system response regulator: MAETKIKLEKGVRMIECDERELWILGLGDRVERGAIVCSYLAEGGHRARTAKVSELANCTPKAILLDLSPWSDDGWGVLLALKENTATREIPILPMYLSEIGQVGAVFPVAGFFTLPIDKKYLAKKLKQFGLTDESDDYDLQVMIVTRRGEEDVQHAITDLGFEVVNAYTGKEAVALGTIVHPYMMFCALMLPDQASFELLERFRLYPQTRNIPFFVLLKGEMKDGERMAMSRSIEHLVRKSWLTRQEFLAFFKRGKE, translated from the coding sequence ATGGCAGAGACAAAAATCAAGCTGGAGAAGGGAGTGCGGATGATTGAATGTGATGAGCGCGAACTCTGGATCCTGGGACTCGGGGACAGGGTCGAGAGGGGGGCCATCGTGTGCAGCTACCTGGCCGAGGGCGGCCACCGCGCCAGGACGGCGAAGGTATCCGAGCTGGCGAACTGCACCCCGAAGGCGATCCTTTTGGATCTTTCCCCCTGGTCGGACGACGGGTGGGGTGTGCTCCTTGCCCTGAAGGAGAACACCGCGACGCGGGAGATCCCGATCCTCCCCATGTACCTCTCAGAGATCGGGCAGGTGGGGGCGGTGTTCCCGGTGGCGGGCTTCTTCACCCTACCCATAGACAAGAAGTACCTGGCCAAGAAGCTCAAGCAGTTCGGGCTCACGGACGAATCGGACGATTACGACCTGCAGGTGATGATAGTGACCCGCAGGGGGGAGGAGGACGTCCAGCACGCCATCACCGATCTGGGCTTCGAGGTGGTAAACGCCTACACCGGCAAGGAGGCGGTGGCGCTTGGGACCATCGTGCACCCCTACATGATGTTCTGCGCGCTCATGCTCCCGGACCAGGCCTCGTTCGAGCTTTTGGAGCGTTTCCGCCTCTACCCGCAGACCCGCAACATCCCCTTCTTCGTGCTCTTGAAGGGGGAGATGAAAGACGGGGAGCGGATGGCGATGAGTCGCAGCATCGAGCACCTGGTGCGCAAGAGCTGGCTCACCCGCCAGGAGTTCCTCGCCTTCTTCAAACGAGGAAAAGAATAA
- a CDS encoding chloride channel protein: MRKNLMVQLTLLASVLKWATYASAVGVLVGCGTAAFLRSLAWTSGQYARFPDYYLLLPVTLVASTLLVRWLAPEATGHGTEKVIEAVHQRMGRIPLMVVPVKLVATVITLAGGGSAGKEGPCAQIGAGLASGFASLLRLNDIDRRKIVICGISAGFATVFGTPIAGALFGVEVLVLGQVFYDVLFPSFVAGIVGFHVATLLGVNYPHLAVTIFPKVTGWNFAEMIMLGVWCGLIALIFIEIMQWGHRLFQRLSWHPVAKALFGGGLLVLVGRFISLRYLGLGVDSIEAGLNGAVLPMGATFMKMLTTSITLACGGSGGVVTPIFFIGTTAGNLFAVLLHEPLVATYSAIGMAALLAGAANTPIAASVMAMELFGAAIAPHAAIACMVSFLIVGYRSIYPSQILGIEKSGSLKVETGIPMSQFNPEKLESAAISLPGFLLKGVKVIRRRSFEKKRK, from the coding sequence ATGCGCAAAAACCTCATGGTGCAACTGACACTTCTAGCCAGCGTCCTCAAGTGGGCCACCTACGCCTCCGCGGTGGGAGTCCTCGTCGGATGCGGCACCGCTGCCTTCCTCCGCTCCCTGGCCTGGACCTCCGGCCAGTACGCCCGCTTCCCGGACTACTACCTGCTGCTCCCGGTCACTCTTGTCGCCAGCACGCTCCTGGTCCGCTGGCTCGCGCCGGAAGCGACCGGCCACGGCACGGAGAAGGTGATCGAGGCGGTGCACCAGCGGATGGGCAGAATCCCGCTCATGGTGGTGCCGGTGAAGCTTGTGGCAACGGTGATAACGCTTGCCGGTGGCGGTTCCGCCGGCAAGGAGGGTCCCTGCGCACAGATAGGCGCAGGCCTAGCCTCGGGCTTTGCCTCGCTGCTCAGGCTCAACGACATCGACCGCCGCAAGATCGTGATCTGCGGCATCAGCGCCGGTTTTGCCACCGTTTTCGGCACCCCCATAGCCGGTGCCCTCTTCGGCGTCGAGGTACTGGTGCTGGGCCAGGTATTCTACGACGTGCTGTTCCCCTCTTTTGTCGCGGGGATCGTGGGCTTTCACGTCGCCACGCTTTTAGGGGTGAACTACCCGCATCTCGCAGTGACCATCTTCCCGAAGGTCACCGGCTGGAACTTCGCGGAGATGATCATGCTGGGGGTCTGGTGCGGGCTGATCGCGCTCATTTTCATCGAGATCATGCAGTGGGGGCACCGCCTGTTCCAACGCCTTTCCTGGCACCCGGTGGCGAAGGCACTGTTCGGGGGGGGCTTGCTGGTCCTGGTGGGAAGATTCATATCGCTGCGCTACCTGGGGCTCGGCGTCGATTCCATAGAGGCGGGGCTAAACGGTGCGGTGCTCCCCATGGGGGCTACCTTCATGAAGATGCTGACCACCTCGATAACGCTTGCCTGCGGGGGGAGCGGCGGCGTGGTAACCCCCATCTTCTTCATCGGGACTACGGCCGGCAACCTCTTTGCCGTTCTTTTGCACGAACCGCTGGTGGCGACCTACTCGGCCATAGGGATGGCGGCGCTCTTAGCCGGTGCGGCGAACACGCCGATCGCCGCCTCGGTCATGGCCATGGAACTCTTCGGGGCTGCCATCGCGCCGCACGCAGCCATCGCCTGCATGGTGAGCTTCCTCATCGTGGGCTACCGCAGCATCTACCCCAGCCAGATCCTGGGGATCGAGAAGAGCGGGTCCCTCAAGGTGGAAACCGGCATACCCATGTCCCAGTTCAACCCCGAGAAACTGGAGAGCGCGGCGATCTCGCTGCCTGGGTTCCTGCTCAAGGGCGTGAAGGTTATCCGCCGCCGCAGCTTCGAGAAAAAGAGAAAATAA